CGAGGCCCCCGCCATGCTGGGCACCTCCGCCTGCGCCGTCGGGGTCAACATCATGTGAGCAGAAGGAGAAACGAACATGGTGGGAGGGAGCGACATGGGATTTGGGGGGCTGCGGGTGTCGCAAGAGGGGTCCCAGAGTCCTGGGACCAAAGAGGGGGTTTCCTTGATGCTGGAAACCCCTGTTTCACCTCTGCCCTCCGTCCTAAAACAGGGGAGTCATAGGGAGAAACGTCTACCTTCAGGAGAGAAAAATCTGTTGAGGACTCCACCTTCCATGGGGTGCAGAAGGGGGGATTGCCGTGCAACCGGCAGGAAGCCCCTGTTGCTGGGACCCCCTCTTCTGCAGAGGCCATTTACTGTGTGCCTTTTGTCCCCCACATTCAAACCCACTTCCCTTCTCCTGATTTCCGTGGCCCTTGGCCTCCCAGTCAAGCCTGGGCTTGTTGGGAGGACAGCAGCTTGTGCCCTTCTGGCTGCTCTACAACCATCACAcaagttaaaaagaaaagaaaagaagcacaattaaaacataaaagtaatgatAATGATAGTTGGGGGTGGGGGGCAGGTGGGCAAGTCGTGATGATGCCTGTGCCTGCCCCTTGCAGCATGGCCTACCTCCTGCACCAGTCTGGCTCCCCGCACGGCCACCACGGCCTGAGCCAGAGCGGCTACGAGCGGATCGGGGAGAGCCCCTGCGGACCCCCCTTGGCCCCCCGCGGCAACACCAGCGTCCGGGCCGCCTTCGTCCACGTCGTGGGGGACCTGCTCCAGAGCATCGGGGTCTTTGTGGCCGCCACCGTCATCTACTTCAAGGTAGGCAGGGAGGGAGCCCGCCATTCTTCCTTGCCCTTGGCCGGAGTCTTTGGGGGTCCAGTCCGAGGGGAACTTGGATGGACCGCCGATGGAGGGTCAGGAGGGACTCCCTGGGTGCACCCCCTTCCTCTGCAGCCCCAGTACAAGATCGCGGACCCCGTCAGCACCTTCCTGTTCTCCGTCTTCGTCCTGGGATCCACGGCCACGATCCTCCGTGACGTCTTCCGGGTCCTCATGGAAGGTAAGGACCCTGCTCCCTTTCCCAGCCTCGAAAAACCCCCCGGTCAAAATATTAATTTCGTGACCTTGGTACCATGGTGCATTTCGCAGGTTAACACGACTTTGATTATATATACATGAATTCCAATGAGTCTCAGGCCGGCCAAGCGCCGGCTGCCGCTTAATGGGCTCAGTATCCGCGTCTCGGGTTCCCGTATCTGCGTCTCAGGTTCCAGTGTCCGCGTCTCAGGTTCCCGTATCTGCGTCTCAGGTTCCCGTATCTGCGTCTCAGGTTCCCGTATCTGCGTCTCAGGTTCCCGTATCTGCGTCTCAGGTTCCCGTATCTGCGTCTCAGGTTCCCGTATCTGCGTCTCAGGTTCCCGTATCTGCGTCTCAGGTTCCCGTGTCCGCGTCTCAGGTTCCCATATCTGCGTCTCAGGTTCCCATGTCCGCGTCTCAGGTTCCCGTATCCGCGTCTCGGGTTCCTGTATCCGCGTCTCAGGGTCCCGTGTCCGCGTCTCAGGGTACCGTGTCCGCGTCTCGGGTTCCCGTATCCGCGTCTCAGGTTCCCGTATCCGCGTCTCAGGTTCCCATGTCCGCGTCTCAGGTTCCCTTATCTGCGTCTCAGGTTCCCTTATCTGCGTCTCAGGTTCCCGTATCCGCGTCTCAGGGTCCCGTATCCGCGTCTCAGGTTCCCGTGTCTGCGTCTCAGGGTTCCGTATCTGCGTCTCAGGGTCCCGTGTCTGCGTCTCAGGGTCCCGTATCCGCGTCTCAGGTTCCCGTATCTGCGTCTCAGGTTCCCGTATCTGCGTCTCAGGTTCCCGTATCTGCGTCTCAGGGTCCCGTATCTGCGTCTCAGGTTCCCGTATCTGCGTCTCAGGTTCCCGTATCTGCGTCTCAGGTTCCCGTATCTGCGTCTCAGGGTCCCGTATCTGTGTCTCAGGTTCCCGTATCTGCGTATCCGCGTCTCAGGTTCCCGTATCTGTGTCTCAGGTTCCCGTGTCCACGTCTCAGGTTCCCGTATCTGCGTCTCAGGTTCCCGTGTCCACGTCTCAGGTTCCCGTATCTGCGTCTCAGGTTCCCGTGTCCGCGTCTCAGGTTCCCATATCTGCGTCTCAGGTTCCCATGTCCGCGTCTCAGGTTCCCGTATCCGCGTCTCGGGTTCCTGTATCCGTGTCTCAGGTTCCCGTGTCCGTGTCTCAAGTTCCCTTATCTGCGTCTCAGGTTCCCTTATCTGCGTCTCAGGTTCCCTTATCTGCGTCTCAGGTTCCCTTATCTGCGTCTCAGGTTCCCGTATCCGCGGCCAGGTTCTCACCATCTGTGGCCGTTTTAAATTGCTCAATTTCAGTgtgctgtgtggtttctgggctgtacggccaatGTGTTGTAGCCGCAttttctcccgacgtttcgcctgcatcggcctcaggccccttccttttccccctcagccgcttaagcggctgagggggaaaaggaaagggcctgaggccgatgcaggcaaaatgtcgggagaaaatgctgctacaacatattggccgtacagcccagaaaccactccACACTCCAgcgattctggccgtgaaagcctttgacaacacacagctACCTCTTCCTCTTTGTCTCTCGCAGGGGCCCCACGAGGCGTGGAGTTCCAGGCGGTGAAGGAGCTGCTGCTGTCGGTCAAAGGAGTGAAGGCCACCCACGACCTGCACCTCTGGGCCCTGACCCTCAGCCACCACATGGTGGCTGTCCACCTAGCCATTGGTGAGTACATTACTTATAGCATTTAAGtgtgctgggctttagcacagctagctgatcaccagcagcaatagatccctaccaaccgaaaggttggcagttcgaagcccgggtcggggtgagcacccgaccttcagcccagctcactgtccacctaagcagttcaaaaacagctgtgagctgaatgtttgccatgtatatgttctgagatccgccctgagcctccttcagggtgagaagagtagaatataaatgctgtaaataataatttgtgatcagaagtgagcacctgaccttcagcccagctcactgtccacctaaacagttcaaaaacagctgtgagctgaatgtttgccatgtatatgttctgagatccgccctgagcctccttcagggtgagaagagtagaatataaatgctgtaaagaataataatttgtgatccggggtgagcacccgaccttcagcccagctcactgtccacctaagcagttcaaaaacagctgtgagctgaatgtttgccatgtatatgttctgagatccgccctgagcctccttcagggtgagaagagtagaatataaatgctgtaaataataataatttgtgatccggggtgagcacccgaccttcagcccagctcactgtccacctaagcagttcaaaaacagctgtgagctgAATGTTTGCCACGTATATGTTCTGAGATCCGCCCTGagcctccttcagggtgagaagagtagaatataaatgctgtaaataataatttgtgatcagaagtgagcacctgaccttcagcccagctcactgtccaactaagcagttcaaaaacagctgtgagctgtGGGTAGAGAAATCAGGCATCGCTTAAGTGAGGAGatattttatggcaccataaaaggAAAGATTAATGCTGGTGGTCAAAGAACAGGAGTTTGTGatccggggtgagcacccgaccttcagcccagcttgctgtctacctaagcagttcaaaaccagctgtgagctgtgagtagagaaattaggcaccactTAAGCGGGGAGATATTTTACAGCACCATAAAAGGAAATATTAATGCTGGCGATCAAGGAACAGGAGGAGTTTGTGATCAAGGGCTCACCATAGCGGAttcttgtggccggaatcgagtacAACCGCCAAAGTTACAAAAATGCAGACctaatacctctatctgttgctTGTCCTGCatgtctaacggcattgaatgtttgccatgtaaatGTTCTGAGATCCGCCCTGagcctccttcagggtgagaggagtagaatataaatgctgtaaataataataataataataataataataataataataataatagggtgggggagaagagaaagagaggggacCGGGTGGGCTTTGGGCTGCCGCTCTGCCCTTTGGCCCCAAGGTTCCTCGAAGGCACTACTGGGACATTCCTGACCCACTTCAGCCGCCGTTTCTTCTTGCCCGCAGAGCCCGATGCCGACATGGAGGCCGTGCTGCAGGAGGCCACGGCCCTGCTCCAGAGCAAGTTTGGCTTCTTCTCCTGCACCATCCAGGTGGAGCGCTACCTGGGAGACATGGAAACCTGCCGCCAGTGCCAGGACCCCCGGGACTGAGGCCGGGCCCCCCCTCGGCGCCTGCACTGCCAGCCTCAGCCTCCTGCTGCCCGGGGTCCCCGCCCTCCGTGTTCGGCCAGAGCATGCGGGGGGTTGGGGGGAAGGCCCCACAGAAGAGAGGGGCGGCCCGGCCCCCTCCCATCTTCGTGCCACATTCCAGCCAGACGGAGGGacgccgcccgcccgcccgcccgcccgccccgcCGCTTCCCTTGCCCATCTCTGCCTCAGTGTCTTCGATGTGTCGCTGCCAAGGGATCCACCCGGGCCTCCAGCGGTCAAGGAGAGGCCGCCCTGCCCCTCCAGCCGGGCCCGTGTCGCTTGGCCAGGCCGCTGCCTCCCCCTCTCGTGTCTGtctctgcatgtgtgtgtgtgtgtgtcatgctAACAGCAAACACTTGCACTATGGATGTCTTCTCTGGAAGGGGGTAGGAAGACCCTCCCCAAAAGGGTGGCTCAAGGGACCCTCTGTCCAGCCTCCAGGCCGCCGTCCATCCGCTCCTTTGCTGTCTGTTTCTGCAGCAAACCCTAATCAGATCTAAACGGGGTGCCCCGGGAAAAGGCTCCCCACAGAATCCTTGGGATTGTCCTGTGTGGCATGAACATGCTTAGCGGTGGTCCCTCTGGAGGACTGCCGTGGGTGGGGAGGGGTGGCCAAGCCCACCTCCTGGTAGCCAAGTCCAAGACCTGGCCTACCTGCATGCCAAGGAATGCTCTTGGCAGGGACGGAGCCCCCaggggagcagcagcagcagcagcagcggtggCCTCTTGGGAAGCGAGCCCCTGCCCCACAGCACAGGCCCACCCAGGTGCGCTCTGTCCAGCGGCAGGTGGTCACCCGTGAGGTGTGGTGCTCCAGGGCCCCAAACCCAGCCTCCTGCCAACAGTGACGGGGAAGGTTGCCGCAACCCTCTGCGCCAGGGAGGAGCGCGCATGCCACGCGTTGTGTCCGTGACCTTGTGGAGTACGTGTGTGTCTCTgtgagtctgtctgtctgtctctcgtGTGCCACGTGTACCAGTGAACCCAATAAAGCAATGTGCCTCAAACCAAACAGCAGGCTGTTGGCAGAAGTGTGTGTATAGGGGGAGAGGATGAAGCCATATGGTGGGGAGGGGAAGGAGCTCCAAACACATGGTCCCAATGCAGCACATGCTTTGTCTCATGCGCGGGATCCAAAGGGAACCTTTTGGGTCTCCAAAGCAGAAAGGGAACCCAGGGCAGGCTGCTGGGGGGCTGTGAGGCTGCCCCTTTGCcgccaccccctccccaaactcaTGGGTCGGTGGCGAGGGAGGGAGGCCTTTTACAAAACACATTCACTTTAATAACAGTTAACAGAAGAAAGGCAGGCGCTCAATGTGAGCAAGGCTGTGCCCCCAATGGAGGGCTGGGCCAGGCTTGGGCTCCTGGTCCTTGGCCCCccgtcctcttcttcctcctcttctggtCCAGCCAAGGGAGGCTTCCTTCCCATTCCTCGCTTCCTCACACGGGGCCAGCGGCCAGGGAGGGAGGCCGGAACCAGAGGCTGCAGCCGGACTCCAGTCCAAGCCTCTTCCGGCAGTCCCTTTGGCCCCTCCGCCCCGGACTCCCGCCACTTGCAGCCCAGCTGCCGGCTTCGACGCGACCCCCTCGTGGGCCCAGTCTGCTCTGCCGAGGCCCCCCTCGCTGCGTTGAGCCCCGAGGGTCCTCCCGAGTCTTCAGCTGACGGCCACCGAGGACACTGTTGCGGGGGCCAAAGGGCTGTCCAGGCAGGTGCCCCGCTCTCCGTCCGCCTGGGTCATGGCGCCAAACTGGGCCTGGCACTCCTTCTGCAGCTTGTGGCTGGGCGGGGAGACCAGGGCGCGGAGGCAGTGCAGCCGCACCAGGCCCGAGTGGCCGCCCGAGGCCACCCAGCTGTGGCAGGACAGGTTGGGGCTGAAGCACACCtgcagcagggagggagggaggggccggcGTGAGGTCAGGTGGCCGCCCCAGAATGTCCCTAAATCCCACTCTCGGTCTCCCCCACTTACGCTCACCTTGTGGACGGCCTCCAGCTGCAGCCTCCCCAGGATGATTCCCTCCTTGGCTTCAGGGAAGCCGTGATGCTGGTGCTTGCGGGTCTTTCGGCGGAAGCTCTTGAAGCTCCTctgggatggagggaaggaaggaaggaagggttggTGTCAGGCCTGGCTGGGAAGGGGCCAGGGGGCTGCCTGGGCATCCATCACGCTTG
The sequence above is a segment of the Anolis carolinensis isolate JA03-04 unplaced genomic scaffold, rAnoCar3.1.pri scaffold_27, whole genome shotgun sequence genome. Coding sequences within it:
- the slc30a3 gene encoding probable proton-coupled zinc antiporter SLC30A3 yields the protein MPVVTSVCFCIYSLQCLFRAQQAKGRARWSALTPGCPLSLFSGSQEALTGLPSEKGSSETSMASLAPTTMTTNAEPPVPPPHCHSCRGSCSPSQSQQKLQAQKKLRIACAVCFLFMLGEVIGGYLAHSLAIMTDAAHLLTDMGSMGVSLFSLWVSTRPATRTMTFGWHRTETLGALASVLSIWTVTAVLVYLASARIISNDYEIEAPAMLGTSACAVGVNIIMAYLLHQSGSPHGHHGLSQSGYERIGESPCGPPLAPRGNTSVRAAFVHVVGDLLQSIGVFVAATVIYFKPQYKIADPVSTFLFSVFVLGSTATILRDVFRVLMEGAPRGVEFQAVKELLLSVKGVKATHDLHLWALTLSHHMVAVHLAIEPDADMEAVLQEATALLQSKFGFFSCTIQVERYLGDMETCRQCQDPRD